A genomic window from Agrobacterium tumefaciens includes:
- a CDS encoding alpha/beta fold hydrolase — MPDRTLCLTAVFLMIGCFALIASKAVAAPKRDDQVRTDVGGFKLNSVLVETGRKPDLPPIVFIHGASASLYDPMFSFRTKLQERAKLLFVDRPGHGNSDVGGEQNILPDGQADSIAALMQKRGINRAIIVGHSFGGAIAASFAVRHPDMVLGLVFLSPAVYPWNSGIAWYYEAASAPITGTLFSTLIVPPIGLMTINNATKGVFAPNPVPADYIDKTRALQALRPLAFRHNAREVAALSDWARAASVNYHKIKAPTVIITGDTDSIVSPEVHSRHLARDILGARLIVVHNLGHKSDFVAGDLVIAAIETVAGRKSNLNAVKRDVERRIARDGKD, encoded by the coding sequence ATGCCGGATCGAACTCTTTGCCTGACCGCCGTGTTTCTGATGATCGGCTGCTTCGCGTTGATTGCTTCTAAAGCGGTTGCTGCGCCAAAGCGGGACGATCAAGTCCGTACCGATGTCGGTGGATTCAAGCTCAATAGCGTCCTGGTTGAGACTGGTCGGAAGCCAGACTTGCCACCAATCGTCTTTATTCATGGCGCCAGCGCCAGCCTTTACGATCCGATGTTCTCGTTTCGGACAAAGCTACAGGAACGGGCCAAGCTGTTGTTCGTCGATCGCCCGGGTCACGGCAATTCCGACGTCGGTGGTGAGCAGAACATTTTGCCCGACGGTCAAGCCGACTCCATTGCCGCCCTCATGCAGAAGCGAGGCATCAACCGCGCTATTATTGTCGGTCACTCCTTCGGGGGAGCAATTGCCGCGTCCTTCGCCGTTCGCCATCCGGATATGGTCTTAGGCCTCGTCTTCCTGTCTCCGGCGGTCTACCCATGGAATAGCGGGATCGCCTGGTACTACGAGGCCGCCAGCGCCCCGATCACAGGCACTCTCTTCAGCACTCTTATCGTGCCACCTATCGGGCTTATGACGATCAACAATGCCACGAAAGGCGTCTTTGCTCCGAACCCGGTTCCCGCCGACTACATCGACAAGACACGTGCCCTGCAAGCGCTGCGGCCGCTCGCATTTCGGCACAATGCGAGAGAGGTTGCGGCTTTGAGCGACTGGGCCAGAGCGGCTTCGGTGAATTACCACAAAATCAAAGCGCCTACGGTCATCATCACTGGTGATACTGATAGTATCGTCTCCCCTGAGGTCCACTCCCGTCATCTCGCCCGCGATATTCTCGGTGCCCGTCTGATCGTCGTGCACAATCTCGGGCATAAGTCGGATTTCGTCGCCGGCGATCTGGTAATCGCGGCGATCGAGACGGTCGCAGGCCGCAAGTCGAACCTCAACGCCGTGAAAAGGGATGTCGAGCGGAGGATAGCACGTGACGGCAAGGATTGA
- a CDS encoding DoxX family protein, producing MTARIDVWQRRCQWGLSSLYGLAGILHIVLPKPFLGITPAWVPEPEAVIFLTGLCEIAGAVGLLVPRLRKAAGIGLAFYAICVFPANIKHAIDSLGAVTVSPWQWSYHLIRLPLQPCLVWLALFAGNIVVWPFRRGEK from the coding sequence GTGACGGCAAGGATTGATGTCTGGCAGCGGCGGTGCCAGTGGGGACTATCCAGCCTCTATGGTCTCGCGGGCATTCTGCATATCGTCCTGCCCAAACCCTTCCTCGGTATCACGCCTGCCTGGGTTCCTGAGCCCGAGGCGGTTATTTTCCTGACCGGTCTGTGTGAGATCGCCGGCGCCGTCGGACTTCTGGTGCCACGGCTGCGGAAAGCCGCCGGCATTGGCCTGGCGTTCTATGCAATCTGCGTATTCCCGGCCAATATCAAGCATGCCATCGACAGCCTTGGTGCAGTGACTGTTTCGCCATGGCAATGGTCCTACCATCTCATCCGATTGCCTTTGCAGCCTTGCCTGGTGTGGTTGGCGCTCTTCGCGGGAAATATCGTCGTTTGGCCATTCAGGCGTGGCGAAAAATAG